The genomic window AGTCAGTATATTAATGTTCTTTTTCTTCAATGTAAGCTATCTGAGTTCAAACTCTAATTTGTATcacaataaaaagaagaaaaacacaAAGCTAAAACTGAAACATCGTGTGATCATAAGATAAACTTTCTAGTAGTTACATGAACATTACAGTGGGCTGCTATCACTGGTTCAGGAATTAGACCACTGAAAGAAATAATGGGAGTTACAAATATGTCTCTTTGGTTGCTATATTTCGATGTGATCACCTgattgtttataaatttgagctaTTTGCTGACATGTATACGTGTAGACAAAAGCATCCTTATGTAGTTACACAACATCGGTGTACTTTTGGAAATGCTTGTCAGATATTGTGACATGGTCAATGTGTTTACCAAGTGACAAGTCAGGCAGGCAATTAACAATTCATGGTTCtgttctgtgtgtgtgtgtgtgcgcgcgcgcgggGGGAGGAAAGTGGGATGAAAATTGGGTCAGGAGAGGACCTGAACCCAGGTTATTGGTATCGAACGCCAATGACTTTGGCAACTACACGAGTTGGCACTTTTCCATAGTCTCTTTTCTTGTTTATTGTAGTTTTGAACATTTTTTTATTGTATATGCTGCATCATTTGAAATTGCAGAATGTGTCTCGCCATTATTAGCTGCATGTCTTAATTGGCTTGTACAATGGCAGGTACTCAGTTGAAAATGTCCCCCTTTATGATTCTGAGGACGATGAACCAGCAAAGAAGTTTTTACGGGCCATTGTCCCTTCAAAAGACATAATGATTACTGAAAAGGAAAATAAGGGTTTTCTGAGAATCACTGATGGTCCTGTTTCTGCAGTGGATACTCAATTAATGCCAATTTCTGTAGAACCACTGAATTCTGTCCCCATGGAAATTGATGAAGTGAAAAGTGAAACAAGAGAAGATGATAATATGTACTCACAGAATGCTCATCAAAGCTTTATGCGTAAAAGTGCAATGATATCTCGTATCCGGAGTAATAGTGCTTGCCGGAACTATCACATAGAGTCAGGCCCTTTGTCCAAAAGCTTGCCACATTACTCTGGTGGAAAATCCAAAAATCATGCAAGGAAACAAGTTAATTCAAAACTTATTGGTGAACGCTTAGCATCAGTGGAAGCACGCGAGGAAATATATGCTTTTGAGGTAAGGATGAGTAGCTACTCCTTTCAAGACTGTTTGTCGATCCATTTATTTGGAACAGGTTGTGGTCTAAGTTGGTATAAATTTTATCTCTATGACTTTACTCCAAATCCTGCATGTGACTTCCTAATATTGTAACCTAAACAATTACCATAAAGCTGCACCATCCAAAATAAATTGTTCAGACTGAGGTTGGCATCTACACATTGTTATTCTATTTTGAATCACAATTCTGAAGGAATCTTCTCGAAAATTTCTGTTCAATTGGAAATGTTGGATCTTTCTTGGCTTTTGGAGTTAATCCATTTTCAGTGGCTGATATTCTTCTCCTTTCTGTTTCATTTCTTCAGCTAAGTTTTCTATGTTGCTTTACCTCCTTTTCTTTGTCTATATGTATAATTCTGCTCACCAATTTGGTTCTTTGGATTACACTCTATGCTGGGGCACTTCCTTGTGCCTAGTTCTCCCTTTTTGAGGTTTGTCCCCTTCAATTCTAAGATCTTGAAGTGCTGAGTCTTGGTTCATGAGCCCAAACTAGGTTTCCAATAGAGTAGGTTTTATTCTGGACAACTAATGTTGTAGATATCATGGTTGACTTTGATGTGGATGCGAAATTTTGGTTGTCAAAATTCTAGTTAATTAAGCTGACACATATAGTTGGATGATTGTTGCCGGTTAAGTTGAAAATTTATGTATatttctcctttttataggcccTCAAACTTTTGAGATCAAAGCTGGTGAATTCTTCAAACCGGTTTGGATGTTCTTTTACATTTTTGTTATGGGAGTATTTTTGCTAGCTCTGCCCAGTTGTTCGCTATGAAAGTTTACCATGTTATAATGTTCTCCATTGACAGGAAGATTTATATATCTAAaaacttatttatgatatatttcacccaagtagggttttttttttttcactatccTCATTGGgttttatttctcattttgttGGGAACATGACTTAAccaactttatcatgtgttatctCATACCTAGTCATAGCAATTCACATGCAGATTCATAACCAAATAGGTATTATTTACAAAATAGATTTTATTAATCATTTTGCTGGGGACATGACTCAAgcaactttatcatgtgctatctCATACCTCATCATGGTAATCGCAGTGGTGATCTGAGCCAACTATGCTTTACCTTTTCCTAGGTGTAAATATCTTCATCTAGGGAAGAATTAAAGCTAATATGTTTTCTAAAGTCTGTTTTGATACTGGAATGCCTTTTTCCCTGTATTCtactatttgatttaattacagtAAGTGTCTGCATCCTGGAAATTCATCTATCCTCGTGTTCTGTATTTTTGATGATCAGCTGTTGTTCCATAGTTAGCCTCCAATTTCTCAGCTGTCTCTCAGTGTTGCCATATTTGTTCATATCTTCCACTGTTTTCATGGAGCCAATTGCTCCAATTGCCTAGATATCAGGAGTGACACTACAATAGTCAATGCCTGACAAGCATATCCTGCTGTACAAGTTTGTCCCAAAAAAACAAAAGTTGATAATTTCCTTTATTAGTCATTGTTATATGTAACTatcccgccccccccccccccacaaaaaaaagtGTTCCTTCACTTAAGAATGATGCCCGTCTGCAAGGAACAGAACTCAAGGGCTCAACAGCAGCAATCTTTCAAAATATGATGGGGACCTATATGCTGAAACTAATGCCTTGTTGGCTACCTGCTGTTGTAGCTATGTGGCCTTTGTTTATTGAGTCAACATAAAAGCTAGCTCATTTGTAAGGGCTTGCTTCAGTTGGGAAATCCCATTAGTTTAACTTGGCACCATACCTGCTCTATGAGCTGCTCTACAATTATTTTTCCAGAAGGATTGTTTGATGAGTAGCATGTCTTGTGATTTTTATTGTTTCTGCTGTAGGTTTTATactttctttcttttgatacaCACCATACAAAGAAGTTTTTTCCAGTGACTAGCTGTGTCATGCAGGAAACCACGAAGCAAGCTGCCTGTTGTCTTGATTCTCTGTACGATGAGATAAGGCCAGCCATCGAAGAGCATGAGAGGGACAGCCAAGATAGTGTGTCGACCAGTTTTGCAGAGAAATGGATTGAGGCCAGCTGCTGCAAACTGAAAGCAGAGTTTGACCTCTACTGTGCAATCATCAAAAACATTGCGTGCTCACCTCACAGAGCACGGGATGATATTTCCCCTCAAGGAGAGGGCACTGCAGATGAAATTAAGTTCTTGGAAAATGGTCGATGAAAGTTGGGCTGCATTAAGTGGATCACCTGTTGATTGACTTTGAGATGAGGTTTATATAGCCAAAAGGTACCTGGTTGTTGCTTTGCACAATCACATTCATTACTCCCTCACATTAGTGAGAAAGAAATTGCTCAATGTGGATGAAAATTTGACGAAGATGCCAATTACATTCAAGACCTTTTGCATATTTTTAtcttcttatataattttttaggtTCCAAGATGGGTTTATGCTTTTGGATCCTTAAGCTGTTTGATAATTGCTGTAATTTCAATGCTGAACGTGTGAAACACCGCACTGGGAAAAAAGTGGTGTTAACCATCGCTGCCCAACTCTAGCCAGTCTTGGAACCAGGAATATATTCTCAATGATAGGGATTGTGATCAGGAACTGACTCTAATTCATTAGATTGTGGATCCAGCCAACTAAACCGGGACGATGCTGAAACCCGTGTTATCTTTCTTATTTTTACTTTAATTCCTGTGCTCGGGGAGGTGGTATAGCAATTTGAATAATGCaaactgcatatttttttgggtATTTCCTGGGGCTATTTGTCCATCTAGTCTTATGAATCATCACAATGCTGAATTTAGATGCTTGAATACTGAACGAATTCGTAGCTATTCTTATACTAAAAACAGTTGCTCATACAGGATGAGCGGCTCTACTGAACTAGTGAATTTGTTAATGTAAAACCCGGAGAGAATGCAGGGCTGGAGATCTTGTAGTGAAACATTGCTGTGCCTTCTCTCTTCGGTGCCCTCCTCCAAGTAGTGGCAAGATACCACGACAGGTTTTCCTTCCAAGTAGTGCGGGACGAGAACTATGGGAGGTACATGGTGGGCAAGCCGGATCCACCggccaaataaaaaattttgtttctCAATGACAGTGATTAGGCTATTGCATGACCCCAAAACAAAAAAGCCACCAATCTTGGATTAGGAGGATTGAGACATCTACCACGTCTAAATTGACGGTATCAGCCCATTGAATTGCTTACATATGAATGATTTTAATAGCCTGATAGCATATTTTGGACTGGTTTAGACATCCAAGCAATAGAAATTGATCAGCATTTTTATCGATTAATATCAATGTTTTGGATTTGCAAATTATGTAGTTTCATAAACTTATTAGCTTATCGATGCTGTTCATTTCGTGCTCCATTAATGCATGAAAGGAGTAAATGATTTCCAGTGTGTAGGTACCTACACCACACTAAATTATCCTTTATGACGTGCTCAATGTTAGGGACATGGTACAAGATGAGTTCAAAGCTGAAAGATCCCCAGCAAATTTTATCTATGCAAGTTTAGTAGAAAGAAATGCTGTACAAGAGCTTTCGCTTGTGCTGTTTCTCAAAAGCAGCAACAATGTCATCTATTGCATCCTCCCAGCAATCAACTGCTTCAAGCTGCACCATAAACATAATCCGAATGAGCCAGAACTTTTAAAGCAGTGTACCAACTAATTTAGTGATCATTTGCTTAACTTCAGATTCCAGACAACAGAATCAGAAAACAATGATTCAACATTCTTCCATTAGTCATTTCTGCTTGATAAAAGAATCTAGCTTGGTTTGACTATAAACTCCGAATATGTATGACAGGTTTTCTGCTTGAAATACATCCACTAACGAGCATCAGAAACAAAGTAAACATGGAAGTTGAATTTCATCTTTAGATCTTTATTTCGAAAAACTGTGACATGTGATGCAGCTCATCAGCTGATTTGATAAAATTGCATAACCATAGTCTGATAAATTGTTCAAATCAACAGATCCATCTCATGCTAACAAAACCGtactttagaaaaaaaaagtcgaaatttaattttctttTGGTGTCCTTAAATAGAAACTAGACACGAAAGAAATAAGTCAAACAAGAGGAAAAAGGTGCAAAGCCTAGAGGGAACATTCCTTAAACCAAAATACCAACAACGCCTAACAAAGTCGAACAGATCCCATCCTTCCCCTTGCTAAGTCACCAAAAGAATGTTCATCCAGTTAAAAATGATTTTAATTAGCAAAACCGATGCCCTATCAGTCTTTAACAAGCCTCTTTAATCCTTCACGAATCCAATAAATCCTACATGAACTCCTAAATGTCATTGTGAACAAGCCACATTTCCAAGATTGTAGTACCCAAGAGTGGAATTACAAGTCGTGTTTTTTAGTCTAGCATAGGCAAAGTCCTCAAGGTCATGGTAAGAAATGTATATTCTATGATAATTAATGAAAGCACCTGATTTCAAATTTtaaggagaaagagaggggaggggTCTGTCCACATTTTTCCCCCTGTAGGGGGCAGTTATTTATTCAGAAGGGGGATTCGGAAAAAGCATCCAAGTGGCATTGTCATGAGACTGATACATTACGGGTTCAGAACGAGCAACTCAGAAATCTCACTCACAAAGTCACTAAACATTAGTTTCCCATTGTTCATCTGTACGGCAACCCTTGTCCCAGTGAATGGAGGAGCAATAGGAACTGCTACAAGCCTACAAGGGTGAGTTAAGTTTTGAGTAAGATATCTGAATTATGCGAGCAGTCCTCTTCTGGGTTCTCTGCCAAATGGCTTTCTGTAAGATATTGCAACACAACAAATATTAAGAGTACCTTGTCCTATGAACCAAATAAAACAAATAGAAGGAGCAGGAACAGATGGATGgaaggaggaaaaaaataaagGCTTAAGGCTGTTAGATACGGCCCATGTAGCTTGAAGAAGTACACAAAAAGGATAGATCTTTGGACCCATTCAACCAGGTCTGGGAGAAAATCTAGTAAAACttattggctttttttttttttttttttggcgggaGGAGTTGGGCGTGGGTGGGGGGAGTGGAGACAGACTCCAATTTTAACAAGGAGTACACGTTCAAAATAGAACCCAAGACTTTTCCCTCTTTGGCTTTTCTTTTTAACAAGCCTAAACCAATGACAAAAATATGAGCCATCAGGATTGGGAATCAACAACACAAATCATGATATGCAACTTTTAAAAACAAGAAGCCAAAATCAAGTTAACACATCAGAAGATCATAGCAGAGGCTGGGTGCACCTCAATCATCACGCCCTCATGATTTACACAAttaagaatatatatgtataaaaacTCAGGAGGTCTTCATATTTATATAACATAAATATATGAATGCAACAGTAAGCATTTTAAATGTTGTATATCATGATTACTAACACAGGTTCTCAATCTAAAATAGCTATAATGTGGTTTACACTGATAGGATTGAGCTCAACTTCAACTGGTAGGGTTCAGCTCAACAATGTGCGCTTGTGTATGCATGCAAACATAGAAAGTTGCTGACAGTTATATGATTTATGGTTCAGATTTCAATCAATTTTGAAGGATTCCTTCCGCTTTCTACAAAAATTGACCATGCATCTATCTCCCAACGATGACTCCATCAGAACATTTTTATATTTGTTATCTTATCTTTTCTCCTTAAATTCAGTTGAAACCTTCAAAATTCCAAGCTGTGAGTTTCTAGGCATGTGCAAATGCTTTGGCACATGAAAAGACAAATTACCATTTAGTTTTTGTTAACGTTTTGTGATTTAaaaatttcattttcttttcttttttttttttttcaaattctttgACTAATCAATAAATCGAAGCACCCATATCCAAATTCTCTACTATATCTCTTCGAAAAAATGTATCTCAAAAACATGGATCCTTCATAATTGAGGTGCAAAATATACCATCTAATATCCAATACAAACCATTAGATCTATTTCTGCCCATTCTATCTAGATATCATTTTGATTCCATGAAGAAAATAGAATAGTTATATCATATTTGATCAGTTCAGTACAGACTAAATAACCAACAAAAACTGATTCATTGAGATTCTTTTTTTGTTCCACTGATCGTATCAGAGAGAATAATAGATATCAATTCTCAAAAATGCATGTTGGATCTTGATGCCCAAGATATTTAGGGAACACAAGGAAGATATTGGTAATGTTATCATGCCTAAGAAAGTAGAGTGTAAGTATCTCACAAAATGCTGTCGCAGATTTAACAAAAAGTATTTCTTAAACAGAtcaatattgattttattttaaaatagtattGATCATTCTTCATTATCTAGATGCTTATCTCCTCCATTTCACCAcctcttttctcctctctttatTCTATCACTAAAATTAGACAGAAGTCAGGTGAAAACTTTAATTAGAGCTAAAGATTCCCATTCTTTTCGTTTTCATGCATGCAGTTTTCAGACCTATCATTCTCTCCAAACTTGACCTTTTGAATCACATTGTTACTAGTTAGAGCCGTAGTTGTCATCCTTGCTCAATGGCTTCACAAGCCTAATGGATGTCTCAAGCTAAATGTTAGCAAATTTAGGCAGAATTCTGGGTATGAAAGATTAGTAGGCCAGCCACTTTTCTTTCATCATTGTTTCGAGTCCCAAACAGCAAACAAGTTGTGAGCAAGGGTGCAAATACCAATTATGAGAACCCTGGATTGTATCACAGGTTAGTAAGGCCAAGCTACCCTGTTACACTTGATTTGTGCTTAGACTGAACCTGAGTAGTAGTCTAATGCTACAAAGTACAAACCATTGGCAAATTAAAACCAATCCCTTCAGAGAACTAAGAAGAGTCGGGTGATGATCATATTGAAGCACATGCTGGTGAACAAAGTTCGAAAGAAGGTTGACTAGAAATTCAACCTAGAACTTGTTAAATGTATCGCATGAGCAACAAGAAGATAGCAACAAAGGCAATCTCAAACTACAACATTCTGGGCCGtggccgcccccccccccccccacacacacaaaaaaaaaaaacaaaaaacaaacaagaagaaaaaaaagcccAACCTGGGAAATTTGGATCATGCATTTAAACATTGTAACTAACCTCACTCCATGGCAGGGGAAAAAGCATCAGTTTAATGGGTTGCAAGTCAGTTGAAAAATATATAGCAAATAAACCACCACATTCATAAGCAATGGATGGCTAAAAATGGCATGAAATGTATATGCTTTAAGTCCATTAACCATGCGGCT from Elaeis guineensis isolate ETL-2024a chromosome 9, EG11, whole genome shotgun sequence includes these protein-coding regions:
- the LOC105051973 gene encoding histone-lysine N-methyltransferase ASHH1, which translates into the protein MDQLSDTPPPFKLIERNEFSYRKHIKQKEKDVNVCLCQYDVSDPDSACGERCLNVLTSTECTPGYCACDNYCKNQKFQKCEYAKVRVFKTEGRGWGLVADENIKAGQFVIEYCGEIISSKEARRRSQAYETEGLKDAYIFNPNSQESIDATQKGSLARFINHSCQPNCETRKWNVLGEVRVGIFAKQDIAPGTELSYDYNFEWFGGAKIRCLCGAPCCSGFLGAKSRGFQEATYLWEDDDDRYSVENVPLYDSEDDEPAKKFLRAIVPSKDIMITEKENKGFLRITDGPVSAVDTQLMPISVEPLNSVPMEIDEVKSETREDDNMYSQNAHQSFMRKSAMISRIRSNSACRNYHIESGPLSKSLPHYSGGKSKNHARKQVNSKLIGERLASVEAREEIYAFEETTKQAACCLDSLYDEIRPAIEEHERDSQDSVSTSFAEKWIEASCCKLKAEFDLYCAIIKNIACSPHRARDDISPQGEGTADEIKFLENGR